From a single Oreochromis niloticus isolate F11D_XX linkage group LG4, O_niloticus_UMD_NMBU, whole genome shotgun sequence genomic region:
- the spag9a gene encoding sperm associated antigen 9a isoform X1 codes for MELEDGVVYQDDPGTSAMMSERVSGLANSIYREFERLIGKYDEDVVKELMPLVVAVLENLDSVFAENQEHEVELELLKEDNEQLITQYEREKALRKHAEEKFIEFEDTHEQEKKDLQSHVDRMESHSRQLELKIKNYADQIGRLEEREMDLKKEYNSLHQRHTEMIHNYMEHVERIKMQQISETSESSAVGRVRRERPLSLGIFPSSGGASLLIPDPQARAETLSTESWRFTDSSQPRSNTSLKQLDYGDPPKEREGKSAQDSTWGNSLADDCKDELSDFTGSKSATPMSTTASDMEREDGNSKSTEVQAAPGTRTISVGLPENEDSSDVKDIIESTPELDMDLIGYRPCSTPTKGIENMAFDRNTDSLFEELSSAGTGLIGDVDEGADLLVEYSDLSLIGMGREVENLILENSQLLETKNALNVVNKDLIQKVDELTSEKEMLEGDLEALLQAKSKLEEKNKELEEELKKVRLEMEEAKHKANEEEESDLPTAQKKRFTRVEMARVLMERNQYKERLMELQEAVRWTEMIRASRENPTISEKKKSSIWQFFSRLFSSSSSAPAVKFESQSNTKYSTPGNTVKRSSTFSQFPTEKSKTFDFLNEDKEQCSSPSRKEQKRSQYRQVKAHVQKEDGRVTAHGWSLPSKYKVANGGQVENKMNLPVPVYLRPLDQKDASMKLWCAAGVNLSGGRAFSSTELSKQTKGSQSSLDQLEQESKDREKGEKEKELIVQDEMSSRVWVCTSTHSSTKVMVLDATQPSDLLDSFYACNTHIICIASVPGVLETDYPSGEAVPQDLESSQGDAASLAGSVASVGSAGSDSASAAEGTTAIPQTASAGVADQPAEHSATSASASTVELSRETSPAEDGVPTAEEATEATEANAGVGEEGEEDQGADQNQPGIYTEHVFTDPLGVEPTDSSVAESQRGSRQDGVTSLAEDSDPSEVEVLRMSSALPTMWLGAQNGCLYVHSSVARWRKCLHAIKLKDSILSIVHVKGRVLVALADGTLAIFHRGIADGQWDLTNYHLLDLGRPHHSIRCMTVVHDKVWCGYRNKIYVIQPKAMRIEKSFDAHPRKESQVRQLAWVGDGIWVSIRLDSTLRLFHAHTYQHLQDVDIEPYVSKMLGTGKLGFSFVRITALVVSCNRLWVGTGNGVIISIPLSEANRTTGTVPNRPGSAVRVYGDDSSVTDCAMPGSFVPYCSMAHAQLCFHGHRDAVKFFVTVPGQAMPPPGSADSGSDDPASESSDTATSETKTYLVMSGGEGYIDFRMGDEVGELDGLSESTASLQSAPAKNERSHLIVWQVTTSHD; via the exons aagtTCATCGAATTTGAAGACACTCATGAGCAGGAGAAGAAGGACCTGCAGAGCCATGTGGACCGGATGGAGTCCCACTCCCGCCAACTGGAGCTCAAAATCAAGAACTATGCAGACCAGA TTGGCAGGTTAGAAGAACGAGAgatggacctgaagaaggaaTACAACTCCCTCCATCAGCGGCACACAGAG ATGATCCATAATTACATGGAGCACGTGGAGAGGATCAAAATGCAACAGATCAGCGAGACCTCCGAGTCGAGCGCAGTCGGCCGAGTCAG GAGAGAGCGACCTCTTTCTTTGGGAATTTTCCCATCATCTGGCGGAGCATCTCTGCTCATCCCAGATCCTCAGGCCAGAGCAGAGACACTGAGCACAGAGAGCTGGAGGTTCACTGACTCGTCGCAGCCTCGCTCCAACACAAGTCTCAAG CAGTTGGACTATGGTGACCCCCCAAAGGAAAGGGAGGGTAAGAGTGCGCAGGACTCTACTTGGGGGAATTCACTGGCAGACGACTGCAAG GATGAGCTATCAGACTTCACCGGCTCCAAGTCGGCCACACCGATGTCAACCACTGCCTCGGACATGGAGAGGGAAGATGGGAACAGTAAGAGCACAGAGGTGCAAGCTGCTCCGGGGACCAGAACCATATCAGTAG gTCTGCCTGAAAATGAGGACAGCTCAGATGTGAAGGACATCATTGAGTCCACCCCTGAGCTGGACATGGATCTCATTGGGTACAGACCCTGCAG CACTCCTACTAAAGGCATTGAAAACATGGCATTTGACCGCAATACAGACTCCCTGTTTGAGGAGCTGTCCTCTGCAGGCACCGGGCTCATCGGGGACGTGGACGAAGGAGCTGATCTTTTAG TGGAGTACTCTG ACCTTAGTTTGATTG GAATGGGCCGGGAAGTTGAAAATCTAATTCTGGAGAATTCACAACTGCTTGAGACTAA GAACGCCTTGAATGTGGTGAATAAAGACTTGATTCAGAAAGTCGATGAACTGACAAGTGAGAAGGAGATGTTGGAGGGAGATCTAGAAGCTTTGCTGCAGGCAAAATCCAAGCTGGAGGAAAAGAACaaagagctggaggaggaacTCAAAAA AGTACGACTGGAGATGGAGGAAGCGAAACATAAAGCTAACGAAGAAGAAGAG AGTGATTTACCTACGGCTCAGAAGAAGCGTTTCACCAGAGTGGAGATGGCCCGAGTGCTGATGGAGAGGAACCAGTACAAAGAGCGACTGATGGAGCTGCAGGAAGCTGTGCGGTGGACTGAGATGATCAG GGCTTCAAGGGAAAATCCAACTatctcagaaaaaaagaaatccagcaTCTGGCAGTT CTTCAGCAGACTGTTTAGCTCCTCCTCCAGTGCCCCCGCCGTAAAGTTTGAATCCCAGTCCAATACAAAGTACAGCACCCCGGGCAACACGGTGAAGAGGAGCAGCACTTTCTCTCAGTTCCCCACGGAGAAGTCCAAGACATTTGACTTCCTCAATGAAGA TAAGGAACAGTGCAGTTCTCCATCACGTAAAGAGCAGAAGAGAAGCCAGTACAGACAGGTCAAGGCTCACGTGCAGAAGGAGGACGGACGAGTCACTGCTCATGGCTGGAGCCTGCCCAGCAAATACAAG GTAGCAAATGGTGGACAAgtggaaaacaaaatgaacttaCCTGTGCCGGTTTACTTGAGACCTCTGGACCAGAAAGATGCTTCTATGAAG CTGTGGTGCGCTGCCGGGGTCAACCTGTCCGGGGGTCGGGCATTTTCCTCAACAGAGCTTTCTAAGCAGACAAAGGGTTCTCAGAGCAGCTTGGATCAGTTGGAGCAGGAGAGTAAG GATCGGgaaaaaggggagaaagagaAGGAGCTGATTGTCCAGGATGAGATGTCCAGTCGTGTGTGGGTGTGCACTAGCACCCACTCCTCCACCAAGGTTATGGTTCTGGATGCCACTCAGCCCTCTGACCTGCTCGACAGCTTCTACGCCTGCAACACTCACATTATCTGCATCGCCAGTGTGCCAG gtgtgttggaaACTGATTATCCGTCGGGTGAGGCTGTACCCCAAGACCTGGAGTCCAGCCAAGGGGATGCGGCGTCACTGGCTGGCAGCGTGGCCAGTGTAGGCTCAGCAGGCAGCGATAGCGCCTCGGCAGCTGAGGGCACCACCGCCATCCCCCAGACAGCTAGTGCAGGTGTTGCTGACCAGCCGGCTGAGCACAGCGCCACCTCAGCCTCAG CTTCCACTGTTGAGTTGTCCAGAGAGACCAGTCCAGCAGAAGATGGGGTTCCAACAGCCGAAGAGGCAACAGAAGCAACGGAGGCTAATGCTGGCGTGGGCGAAGAAGGAGAGGAAGATCAGGGGGCTGACCAAAACCAGCCCGGAATCTACACGGAGCACGTGTTCACCGACCCACTTGGGGTGGAACCCACTGACTCCTCTGTTGCTGAATCACAGAG GGGATCCAGACAGGATGGGGTGACTTCTCTGGCAGAAGACTCGGACCCATCAGAAGTTGAGGTCCTGAGGATGAGCAGTGCACTTCCCACCATGTGGCTCGGTGCTCAGAACGGGTG TCTGTACGTCCACTCGTCTGTGGCTCGATGGAGGAAATGTCTTCATGCCATCAAACTGAAAGACTCGATCCTCAGCATAGT GCATGTTAAAGGGAGGGTCCTGGTAGCACTGGCTGATGGGACATTAGCAATTTTCCACAGAGGCATTG CAGACGGACAGTGGGATCTAACCAACTACCATCTGCTGGATCTGGGCCGGCCCCACCACTCTATCCGCTGTATGACCGTAGTCCACGATAAGGTTTGGTGCGGCTACAGAAATAAGATCTACGTCATCCAGCCAAAGGCCATGAGGATAGAG AAATCCTTTGACGCTCATCCTCGGAAGGAGAGTCAGGTACGGCAGCTGGCCTGGGTTGGAGACGGCATCTGGGTGTCCATCCGACTGGATTCAACTCTACGCTTGTTTCACGCCCACACCTACCAGCACCTCCAGGATGTGGACATCGAGCCCTACGTCAGCAAGATGCTGG GTACGGGTAAATTGGGTTTCTCATTTGTGAGAATCACCGCTCTTGTCGTATCCTGCAACCGACTGTGGGTGGGTACAGGAAATGGCGTAATCATCTCCATCCCGCTCTCTGAAG CTAACAGAACAACAGGAACAGTGCCAAATCGCCCCGGCAGTGCTGTACGGGTCTACGGTGATGACAGCTCTGTGACAGACTGTGCAATGCCAGGCAGCTTTGTGCCATACTGCTCCATGGCTCACGCCCAACTATGTTTTCACGGACACCGGGATGCTGTCAAGTTTTTCGTGACAGTGCCAG GTCAGGCGATGCCACCTCCAGGTAGTGCAGATTCAGGCTCTGATGACCCTGCATCTGAATCCTCTGACACAGCAACTTCTGAGACCAAAACCTACCTGGTCATGAGTGGAGGGGAAGGCTACATTGACTTCAGGATGG GTGATGAAGTAGGTGAGTTGGATGGTTTATCCGAATCAACAGCCAGCCTGCAGTCGGCGCCCGCCAAGAACGAGCGGAGCCACCTCATCGTCTGGCAGGTCACGACTTCTCACGATTGA
- the spag9a gene encoding sperm associated antigen 9a isoform X10 — MELEDGVVYQDDPGTSAMMSERVSGLANSIYREFERLIGKYDEDVVKELMPLVVAVLENLDSVFAENQEHEVELELLKEDNEQLITQYEREKALRKHAEEKFIEFEDTHEQEKKDLQSHVDRMESHSRQLELKIKNYADQIGRLEEREMDLKKEYNSLHQRHTEMIHNYMEHVERIKMQQISETSESSAVGRVRRERPLSLGIFPSSGGASLLIPDPQARAETLSTESWRFTDSSQPRSNTSLKDELSDFTGSKSATPMSTTASDMEREDGNSKSTEVQAAPGTRTISVGLPENEDSSDVKDIIESTPELDMDLIGYRPCSTPTKGIENMAFDRNTDSLFEELSSAGTGLIGDVDEGADLLGMGREVENLILENSQLLETKNALNVVNKDLIQKVDELTSEKEMLEGDLEALLQAKSKLEEKNKELEEELKKVRLEMEEAKHKANEEEESDLPTAQKKRFTRVEMARVLMERNQYKERLMELQEAVRWTEMIRASRENPTISEKKKSSIWQFFSRLFSSSSSAPAVKFESQSNTKYSTPGNTVKRSSTFSQFPTEKSKTFDFLNEDKEQCSSPSRKEQKRSQYRQVKAHVQKEDGRVTAHGWSLPSKYKVANGGQVENKMNLPVPVYLRPLDQKDASMKLWCAAGVNLSGGRAFSSTELSKQTKGSQSSLDQLEQESKDREKGEKEKELIVQDEMSSRVWVCTSTHSSTKVMVLDATQPSDLLDSFYACNTHIICIASVPGVLETDYPSGEAVPQDLESSQGDAASLAGSVASVGSAGSDSASAAEGTTAIPQTASAGVADQPAEHSATSASASTVELSRETSPAEDGVPTAEEATEATEANAGVGEEGEEDQGADQNQPGIYTEHVFTDPLGVEPTDSSVAESQRGSRQDGVTSLAEDSDPSEVEVLRMSSALPTMWLGAQNGCLYVHSSVARWRKCLHAIKLKDSILSIVHVKGRVLVALADGTLAIFHRGIDGQWDLTNYHLLDLGRPHHSIRCMTVVHDKVWCGYRNKIYVIQPKAMRIEKSFDAHPRKESQVRQLAWVGDGIWVSIRLDSTLRLFHAHTYQHLQDVDIEPYVSKMLGTGKLGFSFVRITALVVSCNRLWVGTGNGVIISIPLSEANRTTGTVPNRPGSAVRVYGDDSSVTDCAMPGSFVPYCSMAHAQLCFHGHRDAVKFFVTVPGQAMPPPGSADSGSDDPASESSDTATSETKTYLVMSGGEGYIDFRMGDEVGELDGLSESTASLQSAPAKNERSHLIVWQVTTSHD; from the exons aagtTCATCGAATTTGAAGACACTCATGAGCAGGAGAAGAAGGACCTGCAGAGCCATGTGGACCGGATGGAGTCCCACTCCCGCCAACTGGAGCTCAAAATCAAGAACTATGCAGACCAGA TTGGCAGGTTAGAAGAACGAGAgatggacctgaagaaggaaTACAACTCCCTCCATCAGCGGCACACAGAG ATGATCCATAATTACATGGAGCACGTGGAGAGGATCAAAATGCAACAGATCAGCGAGACCTCCGAGTCGAGCGCAGTCGGCCGAGTCAG GAGAGAGCGACCTCTTTCTTTGGGAATTTTCCCATCATCTGGCGGAGCATCTCTGCTCATCCCAGATCCTCAGGCCAGAGCAGAGACACTGAGCACAGAGAGCTGGAGGTTCACTGACTCGTCGCAGCCTCGCTCCAACACAAGTCTCAAG GATGAGCTATCAGACTTCACCGGCTCCAAGTCGGCCACACCGATGTCAACCACTGCCTCGGACATGGAGAGGGAAGATGGGAACAGTAAGAGCACAGAGGTGCAAGCTGCTCCGGGGACCAGAACCATATCAGTAG gTCTGCCTGAAAATGAGGACAGCTCAGATGTGAAGGACATCATTGAGTCCACCCCTGAGCTGGACATGGATCTCATTGGGTACAGACCCTGCAG CACTCCTACTAAAGGCATTGAAAACATGGCATTTGACCGCAATACAGACTCCCTGTTTGAGGAGCTGTCCTCTGCAGGCACCGGGCTCATCGGGGACGTGGACGAAGGAGCTGATCTTTTAG GAATGGGCCGGGAAGTTGAAAATCTAATTCTGGAGAATTCACAACTGCTTGAGACTAA GAACGCCTTGAATGTGGTGAATAAAGACTTGATTCAGAAAGTCGATGAACTGACAAGTGAGAAGGAGATGTTGGAGGGAGATCTAGAAGCTTTGCTGCAGGCAAAATCCAAGCTGGAGGAAAAGAACaaagagctggaggaggaacTCAAAAA AGTACGACTGGAGATGGAGGAAGCGAAACATAAAGCTAACGAAGAAGAAGAG AGTGATTTACCTACGGCTCAGAAGAAGCGTTTCACCAGAGTGGAGATGGCCCGAGTGCTGATGGAGAGGAACCAGTACAAAGAGCGACTGATGGAGCTGCAGGAAGCTGTGCGGTGGACTGAGATGATCAG GGCTTCAAGGGAAAATCCAACTatctcagaaaaaaagaaatccagcaTCTGGCAGTT CTTCAGCAGACTGTTTAGCTCCTCCTCCAGTGCCCCCGCCGTAAAGTTTGAATCCCAGTCCAATACAAAGTACAGCACCCCGGGCAACACGGTGAAGAGGAGCAGCACTTTCTCTCAGTTCCCCACGGAGAAGTCCAAGACATTTGACTTCCTCAATGAAGA TAAGGAACAGTGCAGTTCTCCATCACGTAAAGAGCAGAAGAGAAGCCAGTACAGACAGGTCAAGGCTCACGTGCAGAAGGAGGACGGACGAGTCACTGCTCATGGCTGGAGCCTGCCCAGCAAATACAAG GTAGCAAATGGTGGACAAgtggaaaacaaaatgaacttaCCTGTGCCGGTTTACTTGAGACCTCTGGACCAGAAAGATGCTTCTATGAAG CTGTGGTGCGCTGCCGGGGTCAACCTGTCCGGGGGTCGGGCATTTTCCTCAACAGAGCTTTCTAAGCAGACAAAGGGTTCTCAGAGCAGCTTGGATCAGTTGGAGCAGGAGAGTAAG GATCGGgaaaaaggggagaaagagaAGGAGCTGATTGTCCAGGATGAGATGTCCAGTCGTGTGTGGGTGTGCACTAGCACCCACTCCTCCACCAAGGTTATGGTTCTGGATGCCACTCAGCCCTCTGACCTGCTCGACAGCTTCTACGCCTGCAACACTCACATTATCTGCATCGCCAGTGTGCCAG gtgtgttggaaACTGATTATCCGTCGGGTGAGGCTGTACCCCAAGACCTGGAGTCCAGCCAAGGGGATGCGGCGTCACTGGCTGGCAGCGTGGCCAGTGTAGGCTCAGCAGGCAGCGATAGCGCCTCGGCAGCTGAGGGCACCACCGCCATCCCCCAGACAGCTAGTGCAGGTGTTGCTGACCAGCCGGCTGAGCACAGCGCCACCTCAGCCTCAG CTTCCACTGTTGAGTTGTCCAGAGAGACCAGTCCAGCAGAAGATGGGGTTCCAACAGCCGAAGAGGCAACAGAAGCAACGGAGGCTAATGCTGGCGTGGGCGAAGAAGGAGAGGAAGATCAGGGGGCTGACCAAAACCAGCCCGGAATCTACACGGAGCACGTGTTCACCGACCCACTTGGGGTGGAACCCACTGACTCCTCTGTTGCTGAATCACAGAG GGGATCCAGACAGGATGGGGTGACTTCTCTGGCAGAAGACTCGGACCCATCAGAAGTTGAGGTCCTGAGGATGAGCAGTGCACTTCCCACCATGTGGCTCGGTGCTCAGAACGGGTG TCTGTACGTCCACTCGTCTGTGGCTCGATGGAGGAAATGTCTTCATGCCATCAAACTGAAAGACTCGATCCTCAGCATAGT GCATGTTAAAGGGAGGGTCCTGGTAGCACTGGCTGATGGGACATTAGCAATTTTCCACAGAGGCATTG ACGGACAGTGGGATCTAACCAACTACCATCTGCTGGATCTGGGCCGGCCCCACCACTCTATCCGCTGTATGACCGTAGTCCACGATAAGGTTTGGTGCGGCTACAGAAATAAGATCTACGTCATCCAGCCAAAGGCCATGAGGATAGAG AAATCCTTTGACGCTCATCCTCGGAAGGAGAGTCAGGTACGGCAGCTGGCCTGGGTTGGAGACGGCATCTGGGTGTCCATCCGACTGGATTCAACTCTACGCTTGTTTCACGCCCACACCTACCAGCACCTCCAGGATGTGGACATCGAGCCCTACGTCAGCAAGATGCTGG GTACGGGTAAATTGGGTTTCTCATTTGTGAGAATCACCGCTCTTGTCGTATCCTGCAACCGACTGTGGGTGGGTACAGGAAATGGCGTAATCATCTCCATCCCGCTCTCTGAAG CTAACAGAACAACAGGAACAGTGCCAAATCGCCCCGGCAGTGCTGTACGGGTCTACGGTGATGACAGCTCTGTGACAGACTGTGCAATGCCAGGCAGCTTTGTGCCATACTGCTCCATGGCTCACGCCCAACTATGTTTTCACGGACACCGGGATGCTGTCAAGTTTTTCGTGACAGTGCCAG GTCAGGCGATGCCACCTCCAGGTAGTGCAGATTCAGGCTCTGATGACCCTGCATCTGAATCCTCTGACACAGCAACTTCTGAGACCAAAACCTACCTGGTCATGAGTGGAGGGGAAGGCTACATTGACTTCAGGATGG GTGATGAAGTAGGTGAGTTGGATGGTTTATCCGAATCAACAGCCAGCCTGCAGTCGGCGCCCGCCAAGAACGAGCGGAGCCACCTCATCGTCTGGCAGGTCACGACTTCTCACGATTGA
- the spag9a gene encoding sperm associated antigen 9a isoform X2 translates to MELEDGVVYQDDPGTSAMMSERVSGLANSIYREFERLIGKYDEDVVKELMPLVVAVLENLDSVFAENQEHEVELELLKEDNEQLITQYEREKALRKHAEEKFIEFEDTHEQEKKDLQSHVDRMESHSRQLELKIKNYADQIGRLEEREMDLKKEYNSLHQRHTEMIHNYMEHVERIKMQQISETSESSAVGRVRRERPLSLGIFPSSGGASLLIPDPQARAETLSTESWRFTDSSQPRSNTSLKQLDYGDPPKEREGKSAQDSTWGNSLADDCKDELSDFTGSKSATPMSTTASDMEREDGNSKSTEVQAAPGTRTISVGLPENEDSSDVKDIIESTPELDMDLIGYRPCSTPTKGIENMAFDRNTDSLFEELSSAGTGLIGDVDEGADLLVEYSDLSLIGMGREVENLILENSQLLETKNALNVVNKDLIQKVDELTSEKEMLEGDLEALLQAKSKLEEKNKELEEELKKVRLEMEEAKHKANEEEESDLPTAQKKRFTRVEMARVLMERNQYKERLMELQEAVRWTEMIRASRENPTISEKKKSSIWQFFSRLFSSSSSAPAVKFESQSNTKYSTPGNTVKRSSTFSQFPTEKSKTFDFLNEDKEQCSSPSRKEQKRSQYRQVKAHVQKEDGRVTAHGWSLPSKYKVANGGQVENKMNLPVPVYLRPLDQKDASMKLWCAAGVNLSGGRAFSSTELSKQTKGSQSSLDQLEQESKDREKGEKEKELIVQDEMSSRVWVCTSTHSSTKVMVLDATQPSDLLDSFYACNTHIICIASVPGVLETDYPSGEAVPQDLESSQGDAASLAGSVASVGSAGSDSASAAEGTTAIPQTASAGVADQPAEHSATSASASTVELSRETSPAEDGVPTAEEATEATEANAGVGEEGEEDQGADQNQPGIYTEHVFTDPLGVEPTDSSVAESQRGSRQDGVTSLAEDSDPSEVEVLRMSSALPTMWLGAQNGCLYVHSSVARWRKCLHAIKLKDSILSIVHVKGRVLVALADGTLAIFHRGIDGQWDLTNYHLLDLGRPHHSIRCMTVVHDKVWCGYRNKIYVIQPKAMRIEKSFDAHPRKESQVRQLAWVGDGIWVSIRLDSTLRLFHAHTYQHLQDVDIEPYVSKMLGTGKLGFSFVRITALVVSCNRLWVGTGNGVIISIPLSEANRTTGTVPNRPGSAVRVYGDDSSVTDCAMPGSFVPYCSMAHAQLCFHGHRDAVKFFVTVPGQAMPPPGSADSGSDDPASESSDTATSETKTYLVMSGGEGYIDFRMGDEVGELDGLSESTASLQSAPAKNERSHLIVWQVTTSHD, encoded by the exons aagtTCATCGAATTTGAAGACACTCATGAGCAGGAGAAGAAGGACCTGCAGAGCCATGTGGACCGGATGGAGTCCCACTCCCGCCAACTGGAGCTCAAAATCAAGAACTATGCAGACCAGA TTGGCAGGTTAGAAGAACGAGAgatggacctgaagaaggaaTACAACTCCCTCCATCAGCGGCACACAGAG ATGATCCATAATTACATGGAGCACGTGGAGAGGATCAAAATGCAACAGATCAGCGAGACCTCCGAGTCGAGCGCAGTCGGCCGAGTCAG GAGAGAGCGACCTCTTTCTTTGGGAATTTTCCCATCATCTGGCGGAGCATCTCTGCTCATCCCAGATCCTCAGGCCAGAGCAGAGACACTGAGCACAGAGAGCTGGAGGTTCACTGACTCGTCGCAGCCTCGCTCCAACACAAGTCTCAAG CAGTTGGACTATGGTGACCCCCCAAAGGAAAGGGAGGGTAAGAGTGCGCAGGACTCTACTTGGGGGAATTCACTGGCAGACGACTGCAAG GATGAGCTATCAGACTTCACCGGCTCCAAGTCGGCCACACCGATGTCAACCACTGCCTCGGACATGGAGAGGGAAGATGGGAACAGTAAGAGCACAGAGGTGCAAGCTGCTCCGGGGACCAGAACCATATCAGTAG gTCTGCCTGAAAATGAGGACAGCTCAGATGTGAAGGACATCATTGAGTCCACCCCTGAGCTGGACATGGATCTCATTGGGTACAGACCCTGCAG CACTCCTACTAAAGGCATTGAAAACATGGCATTTGACCGCAATACAGACTCCCTGTTTGAGGAGCTGTCCTCTGCAGGCACCGGGCTCATCGGGGACGTGGACGAAGGAGCTGATCTTTTAG TGGAGTACTCTG ACCTTAGTTTGATTG GAATGGGCCGGGAAGTTGAAAATCTAATTCTGGAGAATTCACAACTGCTTGAGACTAA GAACGCCTTGAATGTGGTGAATAAAGACTTGATTCAGAAAGTCGATGAACTGACAAGTGAGAAGGAGATGTTGGAGGGAGATCTAGAAGCTTTGCTGCAGGCAAAATCCAAGCTGGAGGAAAAGAACaaagagctggaggaggaacTCAAAAA AGTACGACTGGAGATGGAGGAAGCGAAACATAAAGCTAACGAAGAAGAAGAG AGTGATTTACCTACGGCTCAGAAGAAGCGTTTCACCAGAGTGGAGATGGCCCGAGTGCTGATGGAGAGGAACCAGTACAAAGAGCGACTGATGGAGCTGCAGGAAGCTGTGCGGTGGACTGAGATGATCAG GGCTTCAAGGGAAAATCCAACTatctcagaaaaaaagaaatccagcaTCTGGCAGTT CTTCAGCAGACTGTTTAGCTCCTCCTCCAGTGCCCCCGCCGTAAAGTTTGAATCCCAGTCCAATACAAAGTACAGCACCCCGGGCAACACGGTGAAGAGGAGCAGCACTTTCTCTCAGTTCCCCACGGAGAAGTCCAAGACATTTGACTTCCTCAATGAAGA TAAGGAACAGTGCAGTTCTCCATCACGTAAAGAGCAGAAGAGAAGCCAGTACAGACAGGTCAAGGCTCACGTGCAGAAGGAGGACGGACGAGTCACTGCTCATGGCTGGAGCCTGCCCAGCAAATACAAG GTAGCAAATGGTGGACAAgtggaaaacaaaatgaacttaCCTGTGCCGGTTTACTTGAGACCTCTGGACCAGAAAGATGCTTCTATGAAG CTGTGGTGCGCTGCCGGGGTCAACCTGTCCGGGGGTCGGGCATTTTCCTCAACAGAGCTTTCTAAGCAGACAAAGGGTTCTCAGAGCAGCTTGGATCAGTTGGAGCAGGAGAGTAAG GATCGGgaaaaaggggagaaagagaAGGAGCTGATTGTCCAGGATGAGATGTCCAGTCGTGTGTGGGTGTGCACTAGCACCCACTCCTCCACCAAGGTTATGGTTCTGGATGCCACTCAGCCCTCTGACCTGCTCGACAGCTTCTACGCCTGCAACACTCACATTATCTGCATCGCCAGTGTGCCAG gtgtgttggaaACTGATTATCCGTCGGGTGAGGCTGTACCCCAAGACCTGGAGTCCAGCCAAGGGGATGCGGCGTCACTGGCTGGCAGCGTGGCCAGTGTAGGCTCAGCAGGCAGCGATAGCGCCTCGGCAGCTGAGGGCACCACCGCCATCCCCCAGACAGCTAGTGCAGGTGTTGCTGACCAGCCGGCTGAGCACAGCGCCACCTCAGCCTCAG CTTCCACTGTTGAGTTGTCCAGAGAGACCAGTCCAGCAGAAGATGGGGTTCCAACAGCCGAAGAGGCAACAGAAGCAACGGAGGCTAATGCTGGCGTGGGCGAAGAAGGAGAGGAAGATCAGGGGGCTGACCAAAACCAGCCCGGAATCTACACGGAGCACGTGTTCACCGACCCACTTGGGGTGGAACCCACTGACTCCTCTGTTGCTGAATCACAGAG GGGATCCAGACAGGATGGGGTGACTTCTCTGGCAGAAGACTCGGACCCATCAGAAGTTGAGGTCCTGAGGATGAGCAGTGCACTTCCCACCATGTGGCTCGGTGCTCAGAACGGGTG TCTGTACGTCCACTCGTCTGTGGCTCGATGGAGGAAATGTCTTCATGCCATCAAACTGAAAGACTCGATCCTCAGCATAGT GCATGTTAAAGGGAGGGTCCTGGTAGCACTGGCTGATGGGACATTAGCAATTTTCCACAGAGGCATTG ACGGACAGTGGGATCTAACCAACTACCATCTGCTGGATCTGGGCCGGCCCCACCACTCTATCCGCTGTATGACCGTAGTCCACGATAAGGTTTGGTGCGGCTACAGAAATAAGATCTACGTCATCCAGCCAAAGGCCATGAGGATAGAG AAATCCTTTGACGCTCATCCTCGGAAGGAGAGTCAGGTACGGCAGCTGGCCTGGGTTGGAGACGGCATCTGGGTGTCCATCCGACTGGATTCAACTCTACGCTTGTTTCACGCCCACACCTACCAGCACCTCCAGGATGTGGACATCGAGCCCTACGTCAGCAAGATGCTGG GTACGGGTAAATTGGGTTTCTCATTTGTGAGAATCACCGCTCTTGTCGTATCCTGCAACCGACTGTGGGTGGGTACAGGAAATGGCGTAATCATCTCCATCCCGCTCTCTGAAG CTAACAGAACAACAGGAACAGTGCCAAATCGCCCCGGCAGTGCTGTACGGGTCTACGGTGATGACAGCTCTGTGACAGACTGTGCAATGCCAGGCAGCTTTGTGCCATACTGCTCCATGGCTCACGCCCAACTATGTTTTCACGGACACCGGGATGCTGTCAAGTTTTTCGTGACAGTGCCAG GTCAGGCGATGCCACCTCCAGGTAGTGCAGATTCAGGCTCTGATGACCCTGCATCTGAATCCTCTGACACAGCAACTTCTGAGACCAAAACCTACCTGGTCATGAGTGGAGGGGAAGGCTACATTGACTTCAGGATGG GTGATGAAGTAGGTGAGTTGGATGGTTTATCCGAATCAACAGCCAGCCTGCAGTCGGCGCCCGCCAAGAACGAGCGGAGCCACCTCATCGTCTGGCAGGTCACGACTTCTCACGATTGA